One window of Desulfocurvibacter africanus subsp. africanus DSM 2603 genomic DNA carries:
- a CDS encoding DUF1772 domain-containing protein, with amino-acid sequence MNLTVVRFIGLFLTALATGAVFTHVLQIGPKTELPGGEFLLVHQLLLSNYGPVLSLVEVSALLSTAYTTWVLRDRREARVTLFTATTCLFLMLLVWGLFISPINMRIETWNPGSLPSDWDIYRDKWANWHVVRALFAGIALAALIRSALYHRLPWSRPAARSKPTQK; translated from the coding sequence ATGAATTTGACCGTCGTGCGGTTCATTGGCCTTTTTTTGACCGCGCTGGCCACTGGCGCGGTGTTCACCCACGTGTTGCAGATCGGGCCCAAGACCGAATTGCCCGGAGGCGAATTCCTGCTGGTGCATCAGCTGCTCCTGAGCAACTACGGCCCCGTGCTCAGCCTCGTGGAGGTCTCGGCCCTCTTGTCCACGGCCTACACAACCTGGGTCCTGCGCGACAGACGCGAGGCGAGGGTTACGCTGTTCACCGCCACGACCTGCCTTTTCCTTATGCTGCTAGTCTGGGGCCTGTTCATCAGCCCCATCAACATGCGTATCGAAACCTGGAATCCAGGCAGCCTGCCATCGGACTGGGATATATACCGCGACAAATGGGCCAACTGGCATGTGGTGCGCGCACTGTTTGCCGGAATCGCCCTGGCCGCACTCATCCGCTCGGCCCTTTACCATCGCCTGCCCTGGAGCAGGCCCGCCGCCCGCAGCAAGCCTACGCAGAAGTGA
- a CDS encoding EAL domain-containing protein: MAHEDKIPRIADVSVASILKSEAVLTFFQPLVSLRRKSLFGVEALSRGLIGDSGEAIPPALLFQLAEDKADLANLDRLCRRKALEAFAPMHALSRELFLCLNVEPTTLDWGLVGSGTLSDVAQRLGVDPANVVLELDESRIADPSTLTRFANSCRAAGFLLGLDGTGGPHSGLERIAELRPDIIKIDRRLVSGVHSATHKQDVVRGLIATADRIGALPVAVGVETEEEVILLLELGVEVFQGFYFARPYPSGSKRPDVSTAIEAVAAHFKGHVLRKINASKEQHKIYAFVIDQVQEALARTALPELDAALAGILDMHPGLQCAYVLNESGLQISDTVSNPLLKRGVRRLLHQPIRKGTDHSLKEYYLSIKAGLPRYITDPGISQTTGLPRRTICAAYQDASGRQRILCLDISEPE; encoded by the coding sequence ATGGCGCACGAGGACAAAATCCCGAGGATCGCCGACGTAAGCGTGGCTTCCATCCTCAAGAGCGAGGCCGTCCTCACTTTCTTTCAGCCCCTAGTGTCCCTGCGCCGCAAATCCTTGTTCGGCGTGGAGGCACTGAGCCGCGGCCTCATCGGCGACTCCGGCGAAGCCATTCCTCCCGCGCTGCTCTTTCAACTCGCCGAAGACAAGGCCGATCTGGCCAATCTCGACCGTCTTTGCAGGCGCAAGGCCTTGGAAGCATTCGCGCCGATGCACGCCCTGAGCAGGGAGCTCTTCCTGTGCCTGAACGTCGAGCCGACCACCCTGGACTGGGGACTTGTGGGCTCAGGAACCCTGTCGGACGTGGCCCAGCGCCTGGGAGTCGATCCCGCCAACGTGGTTCTGGAGCTGGACGAATCCCGCATCGCCGATCCCTCGACCCTGACCCGTTTTGCTAATTCCTGCCGCGCGGCTGGTTTCCTCCTGGGGCTGGACGGCACCGGCGGTCCGCACTCGGGACTTGAGCGCATTGCCGAGTTGCGGCCGGATATCATCAAGATTGATCGCAGGCTGGTGTCCGGCGTGCATTCCGCAACGCACAAGCAGGACGTGGTGCGCGGGCTCATAGCCACGGCCGACCGCATCGGGGCCTTGCCCGTGGCCGTGGGCGTGGAGACTGAGGAGGAGGTCATCCTGCTCTTGGAGCTAGGCGTGGAAGTTTTTCAGGGCTTCTATTTCGCTCGACCCTACCCGAGCGGCTCCAAGCGGCCCGACGTGAGCACGGCCATCGAGGCCGTTGCCGCGCACTTCAAGGGCCATGTGCTGCGTAAGATCAACGCGAGCAAGGAGCAGCACAAGATTTACGCATTTGTCATCGACCAGGTGCAAGAGGCTCTGGCGCGTACGGCTCTGCCCGAGCTGGACGCGGCACTGGCGGGTATCCTCGACATGCACCCCGGCCTGCAGTGCGCCTACGTGCTCAACGAGTCGGGCCTGCAGATCTCCGATACCGTCAGCAATCCGCTCCTGAAGCGCGGCGTGCGGCGACTCCTGCATCAGCCCATCCGCAAGGGCACGGACCACTCCCTCAAGGAATACTACTTATCCATTAAGGCGGGCTTGCCCCGCTACATCACCGATCCCGGCATCTCCCAGACCACGGGCCTGCCACGCCGAACCATCTGCGCCGCATACCAGGACGCCTCCGGCCGCCAGCGCATCCTCTGCCTGGACATCAGCGAGCCGGAATAG
- a CDS encoding P-II family nitrogen regulator — protein sequence MKLIIAYIRPEQLTAVKQALYAKGIYSMSVTNILGSGRQKGFTETYRGVVIEVNLLKKLRLEVGVPADKADIAMDTIVESARTGKEGDGMIFALDIAKSVRIRTGESSL from the coding sequence ATGAAGCTCATCATAGCCTACATCCGGCCGGAACAGCTCACCGCTGTCAAGCAGGCCCTCTACGCCAAGGGCATCTATTCCATGAGCGTGACGAACATCCTGGGCAGCGGCCGCCAGAAGGGCTTCACCGAGACCTACCGCGGCGTGGTCATCGAAGTGAACCTGCTCAAGAAACTGCGCCTTGAAGTCGGCGTTCCCGCCGACAAGGCCGACATTGCCATGGATACGATCGTCGAGAGCGCCCGTACCGGAAAAGAGGGCGACGGCATGATCTTCGCCCTGGACATCGCCAAGTCCGTACGCATCCGCACGGGCGAGAGCAGCCTTTAA
- a CDS encoding ammonium transporter yields the protein MGSMFENGRGIGRTAVAAAALMALLLVPGLAQAQEEAVEFLTQANANILWTLIASMLVMFMQAGFACVETGFTRAKNAGNICMKNALDFGVGQILFFLFGFGLMFGTDLGGLIGTDNFALGLGSVVGQDGFDGWSYTFWFFQSVFAATAATIVSGAVAERIKFGTYVVISIVVTAVIYPVFGHWAWGSLAGEASAGWLSGFGFIDFAGSTVVHSIGGWVGLAGALVLGPRVGKYTADGKARAIQGHNIPLATLGVFILWFGWFGFNPGSTTIADDTIGLIAVNTSLAACAGLVAAMITSWMRFGKPDISMSLNGVLAGLVAITAPCYNVSPVSAIVIGLVGGFIVVLSVELLDKVLKIDDPVGAISVHGVCGAWGTIAAGLFSTDVGLFMGGGINQTLVQLLGVGTAFVWAFGSGFVLFSVVKAIVGIRVSKEEEIRGLDIGEHGSEAYNGFQVFTTE from the coding sequence ATGGGTTCCATGTTCGAGAACGGCAGAGGCATTGGCCGCACCGCCGTTGCGGCCGCAGCGCTCATGGCGCTGCTTCTGGTGCCGGGGCTTGCCCAGGCGCAGGAGGAGGCAGTTGAGTTCCTGACCCAGGCCAACGCCAACATCCTGTGGACGCTCATCGCCAGCATGCTCGTCATGTTCATGCAGGCCGGCTTCGCCTGCGTGGAGACCGGCTTCACCCGCGCCAAGAACGCGGGCAACATCTGCATGAAAAACGCCCTGGACTTTGGCGTCGGGCAGATACTGTTCTTCCTGTTCGGCTTCGGCCTCATGTTCGGCACCGACCTCGGCGGCTTGATCGGCACCGACAACTTTGCTCTGGGACTCGGCTCCGTTGTCGGTCAGGACGGCTTCGACGGCTGGTCCTATACCTTCTGGTTCTTCCAGTCCGTATTCGCCGCCACCGCCGCCACCATCGTCTCCGGCGCCGTGGCCGAGCGTATCAAGTTCGGCACCTATGTCGTCATCAGCATCGTTGTCACGGCCGTCATCTACCCGGTCTTCGGCCACTGGGCCTGGGGTAGCCTGGCTGGCGAAGCCTCGGCCGGCTGGCTGAGCGGCTTCGGATTCATCGACTTCGCCGGCTCCACCGTGGTGCACTCCATCGGCGGCTGGGTCGGTCTGGCCGGAGCCCTGGTCCTCGGCCCGCGCGTGGGCAAATACACCGCCGACGGCAAGGCTCGGGCCATCCAGGGCCACAACATTCCCTTGGCCACCCTGGGCGTGTTCATTCTCTGGTTCGGCTGGTTCGGCTTCAACCCCGGCTCCACCACCATCGCCGACGACACCATCGGCCTCATCGCCGTGAACACCTCGCTGGCAGCCTGCGCCGGCCTCGTCGCGGCCATGATCACCTCCTGGATGCGCTTCGGCAAGCCCGACATCTCCATGAGTCTTAACGGCGTTCTGGCCGGCTTGGTAGCCATCACCGCGCCCTGCTACAACGTCTCCCCCGTGAGCGCCATCGTCATAGGCCTCGTCGGCGGCTTCATCGTCGTCCTGTCCGTCGAACTCCTGGACAAGGTGCTCAAGATCGACGACCCCGTGGGCGCTATCTCCGTGCACGGCGTGTGCGGCGCCTGGGGCACCATCGCCGCCGGCCTGTTCTCCACGGATGTGGGCCTGTTCATGGGCGGCGGCATCAATCAGACCCTTGTCCAGCTTCTGGGCGTGGGCACCGCCTTCGTGTGGGCCTTCGGCAGTGGCTTCGTCCTCTTCAGCGTCGTGAAGGCAATCGTGGGCATCCGCGTGTCCAAGGAAGAGGAGATCAGGGGCCTCGACATCGGCGAGCACGGCTCCGAGGCTTACAACGGCTTCCAGGTCTTCACCACCGAGTAG
- a CDS encoding 2-amino-3,7-dideoxy-D-threo-hept-6-ulosonate synthase produces MLASSNNIGKAIRLERIFNRNTERTIIVPLDHGVSVGPISGLVDLRETVNHIVEGGANAVLMHKGLIRCGHRGSGKDIGLILHLSASTSLSPYPNAKTLVGTVEDAIRLGADCVSVHVNLGDETEARMLCDFGQVTSIAAQWGIPVLAMVYARGPKIRNQYDKDVVKHCARVGVELGADVVKVCYTGNPDSFAEVTEACCVPVVIAGGEKMDNTRDIVQMVHDSVLAGGHGLSIGRNIFQAEDPRRLVATLKGVVHEDWEVDEAMDFLNNTQKAS; encoded by the coding sequence ATGTTAGCCAGCAGCAACAACATCGGGAAAGCCATCCGCCTCGAACGCATTTTCAACCGCAACACCGAGCGCACCATTATCGTGCCCTTGGACCACGGCGTGTCAGTAGGCCCCATCTCCGGACTGGTGGACCTGCGCGAAACCGTTAACCACATCGTCGAGGGCGGGGCCAACGCAGTGCTCATGCATAAAGGCCTGATCCGCTGCGGCCATCGCGGATCAGGTAAGGACATCGGCCTCATCCTGCACCTCTCCGCCTCCACCAGCCTCTCTCCCTATCCCAACGCAAAGACCCTCGTGGGCACAGTGGAAGACGCCATCCGCCTGGGCGCGGACTGCGTGTCCGTGCATGTGAACCTGGGCGACGAAACCGAGGCGCGTATGCTGTGTGATTTCGGCCAGGTGACATCCATTGCCGCTCAATGGGGCATCCCGGTGCTGGCCATGGTCTACGCCCGCGGCCCCAAGATCCGGAACCAATATGACAAGGATGTCGTAAAGCACTGCGCCCGTGTAGGCGTCGAGTTGGGTGCCGACGTGGTCAAGGTCTGCTACACCGGCAACCCGGACTCCTTCGCCGAAGTCACCGAAGCCTGCTGCGTGCCCGTGGTCATCGCCGGCGGCGAGAAGATGGATAACACCCGCGACATAGTCCAGATGGTCCACGACTCCGTGCTGGCCGGAGGCCACGGCCTGTCCATCGGGCGCAATATTTTCCAGGCCGAGGACCCGCGCCGATTGGTTGCCACGCTCAAGGGCGTTGTGCATGAGGACTGGGAAGTGGACGAGGCCATGGATTTCCTGAATAACACCCAAAAGGCGAGCTGA
- a CDS encoding 3-dehydroquinate synthase II family protein, producing MQKIYFLAVPFDKNLVTLALESGVDGLIVEDERVESVRQLGRTEVLPVSLLTTVCLESKADEEHAVSCLRSGGKVVLRAGWEIIPVENILAQADKLGVEVASLDQARLAAGILEHGVDWLLVLPQAAAELKSIVAEIKLSQGVYELSRAVVTEVRPVGLGHRVCVDTLSMLRKGQGMLVGNGSAFTFLVHAETENNPYVAARPFRVNAGAVHAYAIMPGDRTNYLQELSSGDEVLVVGHDGRTSLATIGRVKVEVRPMLLVRARVETPEGAREGAVFLQNAETIRLTRPGGEPVSVVSLREGDEILVRLDTAGRHFGMRISEDIKEA from the coding sequence ATGCAAAAGATCTATTTCCTGGCGGTGCCTTTCGACAAGAACCTGGTCACCCTGGCTCTGGAGTCGGGGGTGGACGGCTTGATCGTGGAGGACGAGCGCGTGGAGTCCGTGCGTCAGCTCGGGCGCACCGAAGTCCTGCCGGTCAGCTTGCTTACGACCGTGTGCCTGGAGTCCAAGGCCGACGAGGAGCACGCGGTGTCCTGCCTGCGCTCCGGCGGCAAGGTCGTGCTGCGCGCCGGCTGGGAGATCATCCCCGTGGAGAACATCCTGGCCCAGGCCGACAAGCTGGGCGTGGAGGTGGCTTCCCTGGATCAGGCCCGCCTGGCCGCCGGCATCCTGGAGCACGGCGTGGACTGGCTGCTGGTGCTGCCCCAGGCCGCGGCAGAGCTGAAGAGCATCGTGGCCGAGATCAAGCTGTCCCAAGGCGTGTACGAGCTGTCGCGAGCCGTGGTCACGGAGGTCCGCCCCGTGGGCCTGGGCCACCGCGTGTGCGTGGACACGCTGTCCATGTTGCGCAAGGGCCAGGGCATGCTCGTGGGCAACGGCAGCGCCTTCACCTTCCTGGTGCACGCCGAGACCGAGAACAACCCCTACGTGGCCGCGCGACCCTTCCGGGTCAATGCCGGAGCCGTGCACGCCTACGCGATCATGCCCGGCGACCGCACCAACTACCTGCAGGAGCTGTCCTCCGGCGACGAAGTGCTCGTGGTCGGCCACGACGGCAGGACTTCCCTGGCCACCATCGGCCGGGTCAAGGTCGAGGTGCGGCCCATGCTGCTGGTGCGGGCCAGGGTGGAAACGCCCGAGGGCGCGCGCGAGGGCGCAGTGTTCCTGCAAAACGCCGAGACCATCCGTCTGACGCGGCCCGGCGGCGAGCCCGTGAGCGTGGTCAGTCTGCGCGAAGGCGACGAGATCCTCGTGCGCCTGGATACCGCCGGCCGCCACTTCGGCATGCGCATCAGCGAAGATATCAAGGAAGCTTAA
- the pheA gene encoding prephenate dehydratase — protein MEMPDMPDMPETPGKADKAGKPAKSATSDQAEKPVQPVQDQAPAQVETAVRTEQPQGQGQGQGQSADQKFLAAVRREIDWVDEEILSLLNKRARISKRVGRLKAGSGDPVFKPTREKKLLDRLTAMNPGPLPNEHLRAIYREIMSSSRSLQRPQKIVYLGPEGTFSHLAAMEYLGHSVEYLPKANFEAVFAAVSRGEAELGVIPLENSLEGSVGQSLDLFHRHDVFIQAELFCRIRHALLSKAMRMEDVSVVYSHPQPLAQCAQWLHANLPNAALIPLESTAAAARTVVDKPGAAAVGQSRLAEMHGLSVLASGIEDAPDNWTRFCIIAASRLADGQPDKTSILFTTPDKPGALAAVLATLAEAGINMSKLESRPLKSEKWKYVFFADLECDLYAEEHKKALALLREKCHTLRLLGSYPSGPKLDLNRE, from the coding sequence ATGGAAATGCCCGATATGCCCGATATGCCGGAGACGCCCGGCAAGGCCGACAAGGCCGGAAAGCCCGCTAAATCCGCAACGAGCGACCAGGCGGAGAAACCTGTCCAGCCCGTGCAGGACCAAGCGCCAGCGCAGGTTGAGACAGCCGTTCGGACCGAGCAGCCCCAGGGCCAAGGTCAGGGCCAGGGCCAAAGCGCAGACCAGAAGTTCCTGGCCGCCGTGCGCCGCGAGATCGACTGGGTGGACGAGGAGATCCTGTCTCTGCTCAACAAGCGGGCCAGGATCAGCAAGCGCGTGGGTCGGCTCAAGGCCGGATCGGGCGACCCGGTCTTCAAGCCGACGCGTGAGAAGAAACTGCTGGACCGGCTCACGGCCATGAACCCAGGCCCCTTGCCCAACGAGCACCTGCGGGCCATCTACCGCGAGATCATGTCCTCTTCGCGGTCCCTGCAGCGGCCGCAGAAGATCGTCTACCTCGGCCCCGAGGGCACCTTCTCGCACTTGGCCGCCATGGAATATCTTGGCCACAGCGTGGAGTACCTGCCCAAGGCCAACTTCGAGGCCGTCTTCGCCGCCGTGTCGCGCGGCGAGGCCGAACTGGGCGTCATCCCCCTGGAAAACTCCCTGGAAGGCTCCGTGGGCCAGAGCCTGGACCTGTTCCACCGCCACGACGTGTTCATCCAGGCCGAGCTGTTCTGCCGCATCCGCCACGCGCTGCTGTCCAAAGCCATGCGCATGGAGGACGTGAGCGTGGTCTACTCGCACCCGCAGCCTCTGGCCCAGTGCGCTCAATGGCTGCACGCCAACCTGCCCAACGCCGCGCTCATCCCCCTGGAGAGCACGGCCGCCGCGGCGCGCACAGTGGTGGACAAACCGGGCGCAGCCGCCGTGGGCCAGAGCCGCCTGGCCGAGATGCACGGCCTGTCCGTGCTCGCCTCGGGCATCGAGGACGCACCGGACAACTGGACGCGCTTCTGCATCATCGCCGCCTCGCGCCTGGCCGACGGCCAGCCGGACAAGACCTCCATCCTGTTCACCACGCCGGACAAGCCCGGCGCATTGGCCGCCGTGCTGGCCACCCTGGCCGAGGCGGGCATCAACATGAGCAAGCTGGAGTCCCGGCCGCTCAAGAGCGAGAAGTGGAAGTACGTGTTCTTCGCCGATCTGGAGTGCGACCTGTACGCCGAGGAGCACAAGAAGGCTCTGGCCCTGCTGCGCGAGAAGTGCCACACCCTGCGCCTGCTCGGCAGCTACCCCTCCGGCCCCAAGCTCGACCTGAACAGGGAGTAG
- the aroA gene encoding 3-phosphoshikimate 1-carboxyvinyltransferase produces MQPVTISAPASKSVSHRALIAAALAPGESELSGVLVSNDTTGATLPCLQAMGATFSRDGGDVRVRGMADGPRGATADSGKPAMLDVGESGTTCRLLTAIAAAGRGAFEVRGAGRMHQRPMAELTTELHSQGVDFQWLEKVGYLPFVMRTEGLRGGPAAVSLEESSQYLSGLLLAAPLAAKPMQLSISGAKVVSWPYVALSLQVMEDFGIPFTVETRQGDAWQPTPWREVRAAEPGKVRFIVQPSRYAPRSYAVEGDWSNASYFLGAGAVSRAVAMTGLRADSVQGDRAILRILQNFGASVIWDSAGTVSVSPGELQGINVDMGQCPDLVPTVAMVALFAKGETTIRNVAHLRIKESDRLEAVAGAIRAVGSQVEVLPDGLRIAPRALPTGKSVDFATHSDHRMAMSFTLLRLGGVDVRLDDPRCVAKSFPGFFDEWAKVEQGT; encoded by the coding sequence ATGCAGCCCGTGACCATTTCCGCCCCTGCCTCCAAATCCGTATCCCACCGCGCGCTCATCGCGGCGGCCCTGGCTCCCGGCGAGTCTGAGCTTTCCGGCGTGCTGGTCAGCAATGACACCACCGGCGCGACCTTGCCCTGCTTGCAGGCCATGGGCGCGACTTTTTCGCGCGACGGCGGCGACGTGCGTGTGCGCGGCATGGCCGACGGGCCGCGCGGCGCAACAGCGGACAGCGGCAAACCCGCAATGCTGGACGTGGGCGAGTCCGGCACCACCTGCCGCCTGCTCACGGCCATCGCCGCCGCCGGACGGGGGGCCTTCGAGGTGCGCGGCGCGGGCCGCATGCACCAGCGGCCCATGGCCGAACTGACCACGGAGCTGCACTCCCAGGGCGTGGACTTCCAGTGGCTGGAGAAGGTCGGCTACCTGCCCTTCGTCATGCGCACCGAAGGCCTGCGCGGCGGCCCGGCCGCCGTGTCCCTGGAGGAGTCCAGCCAGTACCTCTCGGGCCTGTTGCTTGCCGCGCCCCTGGCCGCCAAGCCCATGCAGCTGTCCATCTCCGGGGCCAAGGTTGTGTCCTGGCCCTACGTGGCCCTGAGCCTGCAGGTCATGGAGGACTTCGGCATCCCCTTCACGGTCGAGACGCGTCAGGGCGACGCCTGGCAGCCCACGCCGTGGCGCGAGGTGCGCGCGGCCGAGCCGGGCAAGGTGCGCTTCATCGTGCAGCCCTCGCGCTATGCGCCGCGCTCCTATGCCGTGGAAGGCGACTGGTCCAACGCCTCCTACTTCCTTGGCGCGGGCGCGGTGTCCCGCGCCGTGGCCATGACCGGCCTGCGGGCCGACTCGGTGCAGGGCGATCGGGCCATTTTACGGATTTTGCAAAATTTTGGAGCTTCGGTTATATGGGATTCCGCCGGGACGGTCAGCGTTTCACCCGGCGAACTCCAGGGCATCAACGTCGATATGGGCCAGTGCCCGGATCTGGTGCCCACGGTGGCCATGGTCGCCCTGTTCGCCAAAGGCGAGACGACCATCCGCAACGTTGCCCACCTGCGCATCAAGGAATCCGACCGCCTGGAAGCCGTGGCCGGGGCAATCCGCGCCGTTGGCTCGCAGGTGGAGGTACTGCCGGACGGCCTGCGCATCGCGCCGCGCGCGCTGCCGACGGGCAAGAGCGTGGACTTCGCCACCCACTCCGATCACCGCATGGCCATGAGCTTCACGCTGCTGCGCCTGGGTGGAGTGGATGTGCGTCTGGATGATCCGCGTTGCGTGGCCAAGTCCTTTCCGGGCTTCTTTGACGAATGGGCCAAAGTGGAGCAAGGAACCTGA
- a CDS encoding prephenate dehydrogenase/arogenate dehydrogenase family protein, which translates to MTGERAIKNVAIIGSQGQMGRLFMNLCIEHGLSVRGLDKPMDNMALAMAIQSSELVLLAVPIHALADVLLQVKPHLSHRNILADLCSVKVGPVEHMLAAWDGPVVGTHPLFGPRPLEGERVVAITPGRDDAALDAVEDWLKRIELSTFRTTAHEHDRAMAFIQGLNFVTNTAYLSATAGQPDIERFVTPSFRRRLESARKMLTEDAGLFEALFEANPYAQEAVRLFRSHLNVAAGGDVSLLAERAQWWWRDDKQRGGA; encoded by the coding sequence ATGACCGGCGAGCGCGCCATAAAGAACGTGGCCATCATCGGCTCCCAGGGGCAGATGGGCAGACTGTTCATGAACCTGTGCATTGAACACGGTCTGTCCGTGCGCGGGCTGGACAAACCCATGGACAATATGGCCCTGGCGATGGCCATTCAGTCGAGCGAACTCGTTTTGCTGGCTGTGCCCATCCATGCCCTGGCCGACGTGCTGCTTCAGGTGAAGCCGCACCTCTCGCACCGGAATATCCTGGCCGACTTGTGCTCGGTCAAGGTCGGGCCCGTGGAGCACATGCTCGCGGCCTGGGATGGCCCGGTGGTGGGCACTCACCCGCTGTTCGGACCACGGCCGCTCGAAGGCGAGCGAGTGGTGGCGATCACGCCCGGCAGGGATGACGCGGCCCTGGACGCGGTGGAGGATTGGCTGAAGCGTATCGAGCTCAGCACGTTTCGCACGACAGCCCACGAACATGACCGGGCCATGGCCTTCATCCAAGGACTGAATTTCGTGACCAACACAGCCTACCTCTCGGCCACCGCGGGCCAACCCGACATCGAGCGGTTCGTCACGCCGTCGTTCCGGCGGCGGCTGGAGTCGGCGCGCAAGATGCTGACCGAGGATGCCGGGCTGTTCGAGGCCCTGTTCGAGGCCAACCCCTACGCCCAGGAGGCCGTGCGCCTGTTCCGCTCCCACCTGAACGTCGCCGCTGGCGGCGATGTCTCCCTATTGGCCGAAAGGGCCCAGTGGTGGTGGCGCGACGACAAACAACGGGGAGGGGCGTAA
- a CDS encoding anthranilate synthase component I family protein — protein sequence MQTITLRQTGRWMPADVQTPISLYLGLVGDSPGILLESAEVDGRLGRYSLILWDFRLILACRGGKLAVSAPDKRLAALTKLDGQDWVQGVKAVANALRITPPEGFADLPPATRGLYGYFGYGLAGLFEPKLAPAVRPADAEACLALPGQVVLYDHLHHRCCYLSLDAEAKPEMNTARILRKPAMPIVGEVTSRSGKEGYMRSVEAAKELIRQGECIQVVLSSRFEADFSGDPFVLYRRLRQVNPSPYMFYLKLPGVILAGSSPELLVRCDDGGLETRPIAGTRPRGVSESEDAAYAVDLLADPKERAEHVMLVDLGRNDLGRIATPGSVSVQKFMQVERFSHVMHLTSYVGARLKPGLDAMDVLASAFPAGTLSGAPKVRAMEIIADLEELPRGPYGGAVGWVGLTDGRVDLDTGITIRSLWVRDGKVCYQAGAGIVYDSVPEKEWEEVGNKSRAMSKVLRGEEATDVFAD from the coding sequence ATGCAGACCATCACGCTGAGGCAGACGGGCCGCTGGATGCCCGCCGACGTGCAGACGCCCATCAGCCTCTATCTGGGGCTGGTCGGCGACTCGCCCGGAATTCTTCTCGAAAGCGCCGAGGTGGACGGCCGCCTTGGGCGCTACAGTCTGATTCTATGGGATTTCCGCCTTATACTCGCCTGTCGTGGAGGCAAGCTGGCCGTATCGGCTCCCGACAAGCGGCTGGCTGCGCTGACCAAGCTGGACGGCCAGGACTGGGTTCAGGGCGTCAAGGCCGTGGCCAACGCGCTGCGCATCACGCCGCCCGAAGGCTTTGCCGATCTGCCGCCGGCCACGCGCGGGCTGTACGGCTATTTCGGATATGGTCTGGCCGGGCTTTTCGAGCCCAAGCTCGCACCAGCGGTGCGGCCGGCGGATGCCGAAGCCTGTCTGGCCCTGCCTGGCCAAGTGGTGCTCTACGACCATCTGCACCACCGCTGCTGCTACCTGAGCCTGGATGCCGAGGCAAAGCCGGAGATGAACACCGCGCGCATCCTGCGCAAGCCGGCCATGCCCATTGTGGGCGAGGTCACTTCGCGGTCCGGCAAGGAAGGCTACATGCGCTCGGTGGAGGCGGCCAAGGAGCTCATCCGCCAGGGCGAATGCATCCAGGTCGTGCTCTCTTCGCGCTTCGAGGCCGACTTCAGCGGCGACCCCTTCGTGCTCTACCGCCGGCTGCGCCAGGTCAATCCGTCGCCATACATGTTCTACCTGAAGCTGCCCGGCGTAATCCTGGCCGGCTCCTCGCCCGAACTGCTGGTGCGCTGTGACGATGGCGGCCTGGAGACGCGGCCCATCGCCGGCACCCGGCCGCGCGGAGTGAGCGAGTCCGAGGACGCGGCCTATGCCGTGGACCTGTTGGCCGACCCCAAGGAGCGCGCCGAACACGTCATGCTCGTGGACCTGGGCCGCAACGACCTGGGCCGCATCGCCACGCCGGGCAGCGTGAGCGTGCAGAAATTCATGCAGGTCGAGCGTTTCTCCCATGTCATGCACCTGACCTCCTACGTCGGGGCCAGGCTCAAGCCGGGGCTGGACGCCATGGACGTGCTGGCCTCGGCCTTCCCGGCCGGGACCCTGTCCGGGGCGCCCAAGGTGCGGGCCATGGAGATCATCGCCGACCTGGAGGAGTTGCCGCGCGGCCCTTATGGCGGGGCCGTGGGCTGGGTCGGCCTGACCGACGGCCGGGTGGATCTGGACACGGGCATCACCATCCGCAGCCTGTGGGTCAGGGACGGCAAGGTCTGCTACCAGGCCGGCGCTGGCATTGTGTACGATTCCGTACCGGAGAAGGAATGGGAGGAAGTCGGCAACAAGTCGCGGGCCATGTCCAAGGTCCTGCGCGGAGAGGAGGCCACGGATGTTTTTGCTGATTGA